tatatagtatatataatatatatatatatatatatatatcatatatttaaaataataatagaaaatcatatacttaactatatatattaaaaacgtaatattaagaaaaaatatagtattatgaaaatgtcaaaaataattagaaatgagCATTATagggattatttaaaaaataatatatccttATTAGAGatgaacaataaatataatatagaaaaaagaatcaaaaagaaaaataatagtatgagtaagataaaataagagctacaaaaataatatcttatttataaatatttatttgcctaatcatattaataaagtatataattagtATACACATTGATAGtactagagagatatatataagaggaatAGGATAAGAGGTGgacgatatagtaataatatattagaatgaTAAGCATTAATATATGAGAGCATTATGATAAGAGTATTATATTCAAAAAagatgcatataaataattatttatatgaaaatggaCTTGCATGGGAAAGTATTACTCCATGGCTACACTCAAAAGATTCACTTTACTAAAAACAAGGTATTGCAGAAAATACTTCTATAGTTCCTAACTTACAAGAGAATATTATCAAGCACATCTTTAATCAATGCTATAATATTCACAGAGTTAATAACAGTAGTTTACTGTGACACAAAGCACAGGAATACATAAATACTAGTatcacagtaaaaataatgaaaacacatgcattcctttaaaaaatatatatacaaaaatgtgataaaaactaATTATACCCAGAGCACAAGTAATATATATCAGTCATTTGTTCAACATCCACCAAgcaatttaaacaaataaaatgacatGGAACACCACATTCACAAACCAATCTTCAcaataaacaaacccaaaatatttatcatcttccttttatttccctgTTCTTCTTTACGActggattctgaaaaaaaaaaaaaaaaatgacaattgcTTCTTTATCCACTGTCATCCACACACAAAGGAaatccacaaaagaaaaaaaaaatgaaactgtgTTACTCATATAACATTATTTGCCTAAACATAAAATactatacaaaaaatgaaaatcaaatttaGCGTTTATATGAGCACGCTATTATGTTCTATATCAAGAAGCATAAATATTTCAAAAGCAAGATCACAAGGCATTGATTAAATGATAATCTTCGATTTAACCACCTACTTAGTCCTGTCTAAGTAGAGAACCAAATGCAAAGAGAGTAAATATCACTGAGAATAAAAGATTCTTTTCCAAAACTTGGAGTCACTCTGTAACTTCAGAAACTAAAAATGAATGGTAAGTATGACATCTAAACATTCACTGAAAACCAGCTCTTCCAAACAcagtgaaattattatattttcctgttttgGACAGAAAaactttcatttctctctatatccAAATAGCTGTATAGTAAATTTAATTGGAGTCTGATTCATATTCTTATGACtaactttttttattctctctctctcaagttagAAAGCTTGTttgaatgcacatacacacatctgaaAATACTGATTAAGCAAACAAATTCATTGAAGCTCTTCTttattataagtaaaatatatatatatacatatatattttaaccccaaaccaatggccatggcatgtatgtgCATGCCATGCCCAttttgagtttactttattatttgtttttacacgTAGATGGTTCCACTTGTATTAAGTCACAAATGAGCTAATTATGACTACTACTCATCTAACttgtttaccttttccttgattttcggaaaatttttgtgttttcttatatTGCCACTGCTACTGACAATAactttatagtaattataatatctttaataaaaataacaccatcaatattgatagcattagtgaaaaaaaaagttttttccacaaattcaagggaaaatgaaatcaggtacatttcacaaaaaattctaaaatgagcacagcatttcccCAGCAACATTGGGTTAACAATATTACAGATACTACTCTTGTAACAAATCAAATGATTGGACTTTTGAAAGAATATTTGTACTTCTTCTTTAGAAGATATCTCAGTGTAGTATTTAGGAGTTTCATGTTTACAGCAATATGATTTACCTTACTATCACCTTCGGTTACTGATGACTGCTCCTAACCTTCTCAGACCTGAAAGAAGAGTGCAGGTCTTTAAaaactatcatttatatataaaaaagtctgaaaatttggttatttcaaacaaaaaagtagatatttttatctattagaAAAGACTGTATATTCCACATAAAAGTTCCAAACAAAATAGCTTTTCCTTTCTCAGAAATTCCTTTTAATtagcttttatataatatataatacaatggaggtaaaaatcccttaaaaatttATCACTATTTAGTTCTTTACAAGCCATCATAAGAAGATATTCAACACAAAGAGACTGCTAAAACTTTCTGAATATACAGAATTTGATATTCATGTGAATAACACAAAATCTGTAACaaatttgaaattaataaaatactcTGGTACCTTCTTGCAATTCTTCTTCAGGTACAGAGAAGAGGATCCTAAACCACCCAGGTTCAGAGCAGTGGAACTTGGTACCTGGGATGATACTCACTCCAGCATACAGGAAGGCCCTGCACAATTCTGCCAATAGAGTAGCTACATTTATTCCTTAGTTCATGTAAACAATATAAATACtcaccataaaaaatataaatactgatatttttaaataaatgccTCTTTGCTATTCCTGTTTACTGATAAACAAGCAGTACATTATACAGAGCTTTGAAGTATGGAATATTCTACCTTAGTTTAATTCAATGCAGTATTTTTCATgtatcacatttattttttcttctacatttaatgaaatatatttatgtaattatctgAATATGCAGGTACAAAAGTGAAAgattatacatgcataataaaatGTAACTGGGAACTACTTCTGCTGTGAGAGATATATAGTAGCTATAAAGAACAATATTTCCACAGTTAACATGACAGTTTATATTTTCCACAATCCTGTAGGTACATAAGCATTTATCTCTCATACTACATAAACTTACCATACTCAGCTTCCACAGTAGGCTCAGTGAGGAAGGGCTGGAGGTTTGCCCAGAGGAAAAAGGCTCCTTTGGCTTCCAGCACTTGGATCTGGAGCTCCTCCATCATGTCACAAGCCCTTGCGTAGGCTTCTGCCAGTTTCTTTCTGCTGGAGTCAAGGAAGTTGTCACACCAAACTGTGTGGAATAAAATATTCATGGAGCTAAGATTTTCATAAGCTGAAACCCTCTCAAACAATTTCTCACTTAGATATAACTTTATTACAGACAAAAATACAAGCAGAAAATTAGCATAAACACCCTTTGTAGATAATTGAAAAGAAGTACTGGGAATTAAAATAAGGATTTAAATCTTTCAGAATTAATAAACCTCACTATATTTCTCTTGGTTTTAATCATacaccataattataataaattctgAGCACAACCTAAACAACTTATGAGATATTATTACTACCAAAAATTTGGccaaaaaacagcaaataaatgTTAATTTTCATGTCATGCTTCAAAATTTACCTGTATCACTGATCATGGTGGCTACAGCATGCTGTGTTTGCTGTGATGTTGAGTGGTAGTGAGAACGATGTTTAAGCTTAGTCAACAACTGCGGATTCACAGTGTGAATTAGTCCCATTCGTAAACCAGCAATGCAGAAATCCTGTAAAAAGACATAAAGTTAACTAACTTTACTTTCATTagtaattttgtttgtgttttaacataaaaatgttttaaatattcaaatgaatAAGACACACATTCAacatacttataatatttttgtaatccATAAATATCGTACTTTACTGAATCCCCAAAACACATGAGTCCTATGGGGGTCAGGCAGATCTTCAAGAGCCAGGAGACTAGTAAAGGTAACATCACTGGCAAAGACAGAAAATGCAAAGATCTCGTCTACCACAACATGGACCTCATacctaaaattgcaaaataaaaataattaggatGCAATTTATACAAACTTCAGTATTTTACAGTTATatgacaaaacaagaaaaacatttaCGACTGGAGaaacatgaaataaagaaaagattctACCTAGCACAGATCTCTAAGATGGCCCTGAGGAAACTAGGTGTCATCACTTGGCCAAGTGGGTTCTGAGGGTTGGCCAGGACACAGGCCctcacacactcaccctcactctgCACTTCTACAATACTTGCCTCCACCTGTTCAGGTGTTAGCTCGAAGTTGTTCTGCAAAAAAACATAGTATCTGTTATCAGGTACACTGCTGTCTTTGGGCACTTCAAATTGCCAGTTAAATAAACTACCTAGTACGAAATTACTATTCTagcaaacaataataaactattttttaattaattgatgtaatttaaatttcctgttactagctattaaataaataaaaatagtaaatgttGAGTTGTTGAGACCGCTTGCAAGGCAGGCCTTTTCAACTGTAAAAACACTCTATTGGCTGAAATATCTGAAAATGTTGATCAAGTAAGCTTACATCCTGTGTGGTAACCATGTGAACAATTCTGGCTCCAGCATCCTCGAAGTTGGTTTTTATCCGATGATATATAGGTGATGGAGAGAGCACCACATCCCCTGGGTTACAGAGTGAACGTGCGAGGCTTTCCATACAGGCAGTGACTCCTGGCATGATAATGAGCTACAACAGaagaattttaatattataatacacttGTTTCAACTCTAGAACATCACATTACTTTACATGTCTTCTTTAAATACTACATCTACATACCGTctgttaaaatattttacttgCTGCTTATACAATCACAAGACCATTTGGGGGATAATCTCACACAGCTTACATGGTCTGGATGGACAGCCTCCATGGGGAAATGCTGTCGTGTCAGGAATGTGGCACAAGCCTCTCGCATCTCCTTGGTGCCATGAGAAGGAGAATACAAGAGGTGCTTCTTCTTCAGGGTTGTGCAATCTTCTCGCTGAAGCCTCTCCTGCACGTCATCAACCAGAATGCGGTTAACAGCCTGGGACAGCACAATGACACCCTGTTGGGATATGAATAGCAGAACAAGTTTATCTAAATGACGGAGTGAATtttgaaaacaaatatttaaacttGGCAAAAGACTGGGAGTCTGaacaggaatgaaagaaagagggaggggaggggaggggaggggaggggaggggaggggaggaggaggaggaggaggaggaggaggaggaggaggaggaggaggaggaggaggaggaggaggaggaggaggagggggaggaggaggaggaggaagggggaggaggaggaggaggaaggggggaggaggaggaagggggaggaggaggaggaggaagggggaggaggaggaggaggaaggggggaggaggaggaagggggggaggaggaggaggaagggggggaggaggaggaaggggggaggaggaggaaggggggtaggaggaggaggaggaaggggagaaggaggaaggggaggaggaggaagggaggggggaggaggaggaagggagggaggaggaggaggaaggggaggggaggagggtaaagggggggaggaggaggaaggggggaggaggaggaagggggaggaggaggaggaagggggggaggaagggggggaggaggaagggggggaggaagggggggaggaggaaggggggaagaaggaggaggaagagtgagagagagagagagagagagagagagagagagagagagagagagagaagagagagagagagagagagagagagagagagagagagagagagacagacagacagacagacagacagacagacagacagacagacagaaagacagactgacagaaagaggGCAACATACTGGTAgacagcagatagacagacagacatacagttagacagacaacagacagagacagacagatagacagacagcagacagttagacagacagacagacagatagatagacagacagacagacagacagacagacagacagacagacaaagacaatgacaaagacaaagacagagggtAAGACAGAAGGAGACTGAGAAAGTggcagacagagaatgagaagagagagagagagagagagagagagagagagagagagagagagagagagagagagagagagagagagagagtagcaaccCCTGCAAAAATGCTTTACTGTATTGATTTCGGCTAAGTTTAGTTGGATCCATTTGAACCTTGCAATATTCGCGAAATATGCGGACCGAGCGACGTTCACCTACTTTGCAATTTACTGTGGCACTGATGCACTAGATTTCTGCATATACCGTATATTTTTCCACGTACACTCAGAATCTATACTATTTCAGGTATTATGTCACTAAACTTAAGTACGAAAGCAGATGATCCTAAAAAGTATAACTTTATTGCAACTAGCATCACAACTTCGCCTGAAATCTTGTATAACTTttcaatttcccccccaaaaaaacattcctTTTACTTACATCTGGGTTGTGTTCTCTGTCGTAGATATTTCCCTCAATGTGATTCCTCGTTTCCTCTTCCAGCGCTGCCAGAGACATTTCGTGGGAAATCTTCTACAAAAATGAGCAACTTTCGTCGTGGCTCGTGCTATGGTTACTGGTACGTGTGTTCGAATGCGTCGGCTCGGACTTCGCTCCATCCAAACGACAGGGTTTGAGTTTGTGTGAGATTGCAAAATTTACCTTTGGTATAATCACACGTCAGGAAGATgtgcatactgtatatattcCGTAAAAGTGCTTTAACTTGAATCTATATGAAATAGTGTGCTTCTTCACACTTACTATACTATAGCATATGAACCTGAGAGAAGAGTTGCCAATGCGTCCTTTCTTGCGCGGCGGCGACGGAGCGAGAAACGATGTCAAACGATGTCACATATAATGACGGGATCCGTTGAGGAATTGTGGCATGCGTTGTGTAATTTAGGGAAAGGAATGTGTTAGCGAAATAGGACAGGAATCTAACGCATCAGGCTACAACTGACTCGGGTTGAATCGCCCGCACTAGCCATTGCGAAAGATAtccaaataaaaatagtattcctTTTCTTTAGAATTCCATACATGtgcaaaattttaatttctttgaaCAAAAGATCTTGTCTTGATGAAGTCCTTTGTTTTCAAAGATATTACAGTTCCTTGCAAATGGCGGAGGTGCATTGACAAACAGtacaatgatgtaataataaattcAAGCAATAATAGATTAATCGATAGGTTTGCTGCTTCACTAGAGAGCCTGCCGtctgcatctgtctgtctgtgttcgtctgcacacacacacacacaaacacacacacacacacacacacacacacacacacacacacacaacacacacacacacacacacacacacacacacacacacacacacacacacaaaacacacacacacacaacacacacacacacacacacacacacacacacacacacacacacacacacacacacacacacacacacacacacacacacacacacacacacacatacccacacaaacaaacacgcacacgcatacatttttttttttttttttacggtaggttcatgtttgagccgccgtggtcacagcatgatacttaattgtagttttcatgttgtgatgctcttggagtgagtacgtggtagggtccccagttcctttccacggagagtgccggtgttaccttttaggtaatcattctttccattttatccgggattgggttcagcactgacttgggctgacttgcccacccagtggctaggtaggcaatcgaggtgaagttccttgcccaagggaataacgccccgaccggtgactcgaaccctcgaactcagattgccgtcgtggcagtcttgagtccgatgctctaaccactcggccaccgcggccttaagtgccctgtcccacaaggacgttggcgatcatggatttccatgattttcttggcaatttagagcggtggtttgctgttgccttccgcccggtgtttttatcgagtcaccatctctatttacccggttctgggaccggcactgacttgggctggcttggccacccagcggctaggcaggcaatcgaggtgaagttccttgcccaagggaacaaagcgccggccggtgactcgaaccctcgaactcggattggcgtcgtgatagtcttgagtccgatgctctaaccactcgtccac
The genomic region above belongs to Penaeus monodon isolate SGIC_2016 chromosome 16, NSTDA_Pmon_1, whole genome shotgun sequence and contains:
- the LOC119582759 gene encoding 1-aminocyclopropane-1-carboxylate synthase-like protein 1, whose amino-acid sequence is MSLAALEEETRNHIEGNIYDREHNPDGVIVLSQAVNRILVDDVQERLQREDCTTLKKKHLLYSPSHGTKEMREACATFLTRQHFPMEAVHPDHLIIMPGVTACMESLARSLCNPGDVVLSPSPIYHRIKTNFEDAGARIVHMVTTQDNNFELTPEQVEASIVEVQSEGECVRACVLANPQNPLGQVMTPSFLRAILEICARYEVHVVVDEIFAFSVFASDVTFTSLLALEDLPDPHRTHVFWGFSKDFCIAGLRMGLIHTVNPQLLTKLKHRSHYHSTSQQTQHAVATMISDTVWCDNFLDSSRKKLAEAYARACDMMEELQIQVLEAKGAFFLWANLQPFLTEPTVEAEYELCRAFLYAGVSIIPGTKFHCSEPGWFRILFSVPEEELQEGLRRLGAVISNRR